The following coding sequences are from one Massilia sp. H6 window:
- a CDS encoding ImmA/IrrE family metallo-endopeptidase, whose product MNEHVFQGAKLRIARLLNGWTKADLAERLQVSRQYIHTLEIGDKPASQELIAALSLLLKVQPSFFFELLPTEVREEECHFRGRKSMPDKVADQIISHGTALELIVRLLDQTLSLPKVNFPSIEVHTDDDIEHAASTCRQLWGLGMGPIASMCRVLENAGAVVTFFQGDRHEVDALSMARARPLVIRNSLKASPGRQRFDLAHECGHLVIHQGVATGDDLTEGQANRFASALLMPRSTFASDFPSMPNRIDWQIIYSLKVRWRVSAKAILRRAHDLGLLNAVQYAAGNRFLSQSGQTKVERFDERIPMEEPELLRSAIAAYAQAFSSSPANFARQIGMTPALVEQLVGIKALREQGAGAPASIATAGF is encoded by the coding sequence ATGAATGAACATGTTTTTCAGGGGGCAAAACTTCGGATTGCCCGCCTACTCAACGGTTGGACGAAAGCTGATCTGGCGGAACGCCTGCAGGTGAGCCGGCAATATATCCACACCTTAGAAATAGGCGACAAGCCTGCCAGCCAAGAGCTAATAGCGGCGTTGTCGCTCCTGCTCAAAGTCCAACCAAGCTTCTTCTTCGAATTATTGCCGACCGAAGTGCGGGAAGAGGAATGCCATTTTCGCGGTCGGAAATCGATGCCCGACAAGGTGGCCGACCAGATCATTTCGCACGGTACTGCTCTCGAACTCATTGTCCGTCTGTTAGACCAGACGCTGTCACTCCCAAAGGTTAATTTTCCATCAATTGAGGTCCACACCGACGACGACATCGAGCATGCGGCCAGTACTTGCCGCCAACTTTGGGGGCTGGGAATGGGACCAATCGCCAGCATGTGTCGCGTGCTCGAAAATGCGGGCGCCGTGGTCACTTTCTTCCAAGGCGATCGACATGAAGTCGACGCATTGTCGATGGCACGCGCGCGGCCCCTCGTAATCCGCAATTCGCTGAAAGCAAGTCCCGGTCGCCAGCGTTTCGATCTCGCGCATGAATGCGGGCATTTGGTGATCCACCAAGGTGTGGCCACAGGGGATGATCTCACCGAAGGCCAAGCGAATCGATTTGCATCCGCATTGCTGATGCCAAGATCTACATTTGCAAGTGATTTCCCTTCAATGCCCAACCGTATTGATTGGCAGATAATTTACTCGCTAAAGGTGCGGTGGCGAGTCAGTGCGAAGGCGATCCTCCGGCGAGCACACGATCTTGGTTTACTTAATGCAGTTCAATACGCAGCTGGCAACAGATTCTTGAGTCAATCAGGGCAAACGAAGGTTGAGCGATTTGATGAACGCATCCCAATGGAGGAACCGGAGCTCCTGCGCAGTGCAATTGCTGCATACGCCCAGGCGTTTTCGTCGTCGCCGGCAAATTTCGCCCGGCAGATAGGGATGACGCCTGCATTGGTTGAGCAGTTAGTTGGCATTAAAGCATTGCGTGAACAGGGAGCAGGCGCTCCTGCATCCATCGCAACTGCAGGGTTCTAG
- a CDS encoding DUF1173 domain-containing protein, with protein sequence MLRIHDELFELSDPGLATALASVYGTKVRPVCICRTGGVEMYIAKISGKYAVKRMPNTGPDHAPDCDSYEPPAELSGLGQLVGNAIDEDAEEGLTTLKLGFSLTKVAGKSAPSPGTSEKDSVKTDGNKLTLRGTLHYLWEQAGFNRRSPAMEGKRSWAVVRKYLLLAAENKMAKGGALLERLYVPEPFTADKKAEIAQRRMARLAKASAPAGATRQLMIVVGEVAEIGKARFGFKIRFKHVPDCDFMMNEDLHTRLQKRFATEIELWNSNSANGVHLMAIATVGVGHTGVPSFEEIALMAVSPGWVPFESQFELMLLNTLGEKKRRYVKGLRYNLASTSPLATLVLSDTEPDPTALYVVPFGASEDYLQELDQLIENSKLPSWKWEPGTAELPAFPSAAAPKPYRKQPAPSEPNQAGESLPAIS encoded by the coding sequence ATGTTGCGGATCCACGATGAGCTGTTTGAACTCTCCGACCCGGGCCTGGCCACCGCCTTGGCCTCCGTTTACGGTACCAAGGTGCGCCCGGTCTGCATTTGTCGAACGGGCGGTGTGGAGATGTACATCGCAAAGATCTCCGGCAAATATGCGGTAAAGCGCATGCCCAACACCGGGCCTGACCACGCGCCCGACTGCGACTCCTACGAGCCGCCAGCCGAGCTTTCGGGACTTGGTCAGCTGGTCGGAAACGCGATCGACGAAGACGCCGAGGAAGGCCTGACCACACTAAAGCTCGGGTTTTCCCTGACAAAGGTCGCGGGCAAGAGCGCGCCCTCCCCTGGCACGTCCGAAAAGGACAGCGTCAAGACGGACGGGAACAAGCTTACCCTCCGCGGGACGTTGCACTACCTGTGGGAACAGGCTGGTTTCAACCGAAGGTCGCCAGCGATGGAGGGGAAGCGGTCCTGGGCCGTGGTCCGCAAATACCTGCTCTTGGCCGCCGAGAACAAGATGGCCAAGGGAGGCGCTCTGCTCGAGCGGCTGTACGTTCCCGAACCGTTCACTGCCGACAAAAAAGCGGAGATCGCGCAGCGCCGCATGGCGCGGCTGGCGAAAGCGTCTGCGCCTGCGGGAGCGACGCGCCAGTTGATGATCGTGGTGGGCGAAGTCGCCGAAATCGGCAAGGCCCGCTTTGGGTTCAAGATTCGATTCAAGCACGTGCCGGACTGCGACTTCATGATGAACGAGGACTTGCACACCCGTTTGCAGAAGCGCTTTGCTACTGAGATCGAGCTGTGGAATTCCAACTCAGCGAACGGAGTTCACCTGATGGCGATCGCAACGGTTGGTGTCGGTCACACCGGTGTTCCCTCTTTCGAGGAGATCGCCCTGATGGCCGTCTCGCCTGGCTGGGTCCCGTTCGAGAGCCAATTCGAGCTGATGCTCCTGAATACGCTTGGAGAAAAAAAGCGTCGCTACGTGAAAGGCCTGCGGTACAACCTTGCCTCGACCAGCCCTCTGGCGACGCTCGTGCTGTCGGATACCGAGCCGGATCCAACTGCGCTATACGTCGTGCCCTTCGGCGCGTCGGAGGACTATCTGCAGGAACTGGATCAGCTCATCGAGAATAGCAAGCTGCCTTCCTGGAAGTGGGAGCCAGGAACTGCGGAGCTTCCCGCATTTCCCTCTGCAGCTGCGCCAAAGCCGTACCGGAAACAGCCCGCGCCTTCGGAACCCAACCAGGCGGGGGAAAGTCTGCCTGCGATAAGCTAA
- a CDS encoding TrlF family AAA-like ATPase, translated as MSRHKIDTSRGALWHRWDPHIHAPGTAMNDQYSGTDPWREFISQVDRQDPPIRVLGITDYFLVDTYEKALHAKAAGSLPGVELLFPNVEVRLSLGTGSNSAINAHLLFSPEDKDHLDRIRRLMASFKFRYQRDEFRCERSELIRLGRAHNLSIIDDGPALTTGVNQFKIDFEVLRETWETNDWFRSNCLVAVAAGERDGTSGLRDADSSFAALRTNIEAFAHIIFSGNPKQAAFYAGKGSATLEELSMKWGGVKPCLHGSDAHDHAKVGKPAMDRLCWLKGAPTFETLRQACMNPDGRAYIGKEPPCGALPSNAIRTVSVSNAPWMSPSSIGLNPGLIAIIGARGSGKTALADFIAMGGLGVQAHLSDKSFLRRAADHLQQSEAKLTWESGEITSNSFSGMASEDLWDVPHVQYLSQQFVDQLCSSEGLEDPLVREIERVVFDAHGEGDRLNATSFQELLSIRLEGARTARSRQVEAISRTSEAMTTEQARKDGLAALNKQREEKVKAIQKDETDMKALMPKGDAERALRYDTMSKAVEAKRALVLKAKVRLEALQHLAADIKNLRERELPDMLEALKANRDEAELEPADWAKFGLVFAGDVDETLNRSQQATLELLRTLEGNRPPGVSVAQSDATVPLIAASDDLSKHPLLLLERELARLRQLVGMDAQNSRRFKAISDRVATAKVAMTKLDAEIAKGRGAEARIQTLRQQRRDAYVAVFQAVLDEERALTELYEPLKAQIAQARGSLVKLSFTVRRNVNLAAWCEAGEALLDLRAAGAFKGRGSLRQLSEESLLDAWRTGDAATAGEALQQFVSIYTADLRKHRPEDMEPKEWARRVSAWLFSTDHISIGYGLEFDGVPIERLSPGTRGIVLLLLYLAVDAQDDRPLIIDQPEENLDPQSVYDELVVEFQRAKLRRQVIIVTHNANLVVNTDADQVIVARCGSHERGSLPRITYISGGLEEPAIREAVCAILEGGKRAFQERAKRLRVMV; from the coding sequence ATGAGCAGACACAAGATTGACACTTCCAGAGGGGCGTTATGGCACCGCTGGGATCCGCACATTCATGCCCCGGGGACGGCGATGAATGACCAATATTCCGGCACGGATCCTTGGCGCGAGTTCATCTCGCAGGTAGACAGACAGGACCCGCCGATCCGGGTGCTAGGCATCACGGACTACTTCCTCGTCGACACGTACGAGAAGGCGCTACACGCTAAGGCGGCGGGGAGCTTACCGGGCGTGGAGCTGCTATTCCCAAATGTTGAAGTTCGCCTGTCCCTGGGCACCGGGAGCAACTCGGCAATCAATGCGCATCTTCTATTCTCCCCAGAAGACAAGGACCACCTTGACCGCATCCGGCGCCTAATGGCGAGTTTCAAGTTCCGCTATCAGAGGGACGAGTTCCGTTGCGAGCGGTCGGAACTGATCCGCCTCGGACGCGCCCATAACTTGTCGATCATCGATGACGGTCCCGCGTTAACCACCGGCGTGAACCAGTTCAAGATAGACTTCGAGGTCCTGCGCGAGACCTGGGAGACGAACGACTGGTTCCGCAGCAACTGCCTCGTGGCGGTGGCCGCCGGCGAGCGTGATGGCACATCCGGTCTGCGCGACGCCGATAGCTCGTTTGCCGCGTTGCGGACTAACATCGAAGCTTTCGCGCACATCATCTTCAGCGGCAACCCCAAGCAGGCGGCGTTCTATGCAGGCAAGGGTTCGGCGACGCTGGAGGAACTGAGCATGAAGTGGGGCGGTGTGAAGCCATGCTTGCACGGCTCAGACGCGCACGACCACGCTAAAGTGGGGAAGCCGGCAATGGACCGGCTCTGCTGGCTAAAGGGCGCGCCGACGTTTGAGACGCTGCGCCAAGCCTGCATGAACCCCGACGGCCGCGCGTATATTGGCAAGGAACCCCCGTGCGGCGCACTGCCCAGCAACGCAATCCGCACGGTGTCGGTTAGCAACGCACCGTGGATGTCGCCATCGTCTATCGGGCTAAATCCGGGCCTAATTGCCATTATCGGCGCGCGCGGCTCTGGCAAGACGGCGCTAGCGGACTTCATTGCTATGGGAGGCTTGGGGGTCCAAGCACACTTGAGCGACAAGTCATTCTTGCGCCGGGCTGCCGACCACCTCCAGCAATCCGAGGCAAAGCTGACGTGGGAGTCAGGCGAAATTACGTCCAACTCGTTCTCCGGGATGGCATCGGAGGACCTCTGGGACGTGCCGCACGTGCAGTATCTGTCCCAGCAATTCGTCGATCAGTTGTGCTCATCTGAAGGGTTGGAGGACCCGTTAGTGCGCGAAATCGAACGCGTGGTTTTCGACGCGCACGGTGAAGGAGACCGCCTGAATGCAACCTCGTTCCAAGAACTCTTAAGCATTCGTCTGGAAGGCGCGCGCACTGCCCGGAGTCGCCAGGTGGAGGCCATCTCCCGGACGTCGGAAGCGATGACGACCGAGCAAGCTCGGAAGGATGGCCTCGCGGCGCTGAACAAGCAGCGCGAAGAAAAGGTCAAGGCGATCCAGAAGGATGAGACCGACATGAAGGCGTTGATGCCCAAAGGCGACGCCGAACGGGCTCTGCGCTATGACACGATGTCCAAAGCCGTCGAGGCCAAGCGGGCGCTAGTCCTTAAGGCCAAGGTCCGATTGGAGGCGCTCCAGCACCTAGCGGCGGACATCAAGAACTTGCGGGAGCGGGAGCTGCCCGACATGTTAGAGGCCTTGAAGGCCAACCGCGATGAGGCCGAATTGGAACCTGCCGACTGGGCCAAGTTTGGGCTGGTATTCGCCGGGGATGTGGATGAAACCCTCAACCGATCCCAGCAAGCGACACTAGAGCTACTGCGCACGTTGGAGGGCAACCGCCCACCTGGAGTGTCGGTCGCCCAATCCGATGCGACCGTGCCGCTCATCGCCGCGAGCGATGACCTGTCCAAACACCCCTTGCTGCTGCTGGAACGCGAACTAGCGAGGCTACGCCAGCTTGTGGGGATGGACGCTCAAAACTCTCGGCGCTTCAAGGCCATTAGCGACCGAGTTGCGACGGCCAAAGTCGCGATGACAAAGCTCGACGCCGAGATCGCAAAGGGACGGGGCGCGGAAGCGCGTATCCAGACACTGCGCCAACAGCGCCGCGACGCCTATGTCGCCGTGTTTCAGGCGGTGCTAGATGAGGAGCGTGCGCTTACGGAGCTGTACGAACCACTGAAGGCACAAATCGCGCAGGCGCGGGGCTCACTCGTCAAGCTGTCCTTCACCGTGCGGCGGAACGTAAACCTTGCTGCCTGGTGTGAGGCCGGCGAGGCGCTCCTGGACCTCCGGGCCGCTGGTGCCTTCAAGGGAAGGGGCAGCCTACGGCAGCTCAGTGAGGAGTCCTTGCTCGATGCATGGCGCACAGGCGACGCGGCGACGGCTGGCGAGGCACTGCAGCAATTCGTGAGTATCTACACCGCAGACCTGCGCAAGCATCGTCCTGAGGACATGGAGCCCAAGGAATGGGCGCGGCGGGTGTCAGCCTGGCTGTTCAGCACCGACCACATTTCCATAGGCTATGGGTTGGAGTTCGACGGAGTTCCGATCGAGCGCCTCTCCCCTGGTACCCGCGGTATTGTGCTACTGCTCCTATACCTGGCAGTCGACGCTCAGGATGACCGACCGCTGATTATCGATCAGCCGGAGGAGAACCTTGATCCTCAGTCGGTCTACGACGAGCTGGTCGTAGAGTTTCAACGGGCGAAGTTGCGACGGCAAGTGATCATTGTTACCCATAACGCGAATTTAGTCGTCAACACCGACGCCGATCAAGTCATCGTCGCGCGGTGCGGTAGTCATGAGCGAGGGAGCCTGCCGCGAATAACCTACATCTCCGGTGGCCTGGAGGAGCCAGCGATACGCGAAGCAGTGTGCGCCATCTTAGAGGGCGGTAAGCGCGCTTTCCAAGAGCGGGCTAAGAGGCTGCGCGTCATGGTGTGA
- a CDS encoding GspE/PulE family protein: MSNFTLPDYPELYGDRLTEDERMAMMPITSGANRAVESTLLNAFAYAVISGASDVHISGHEWQGLHVEIGIRTSVGMVNLRYDRDNNGKHFRTKMLELTNTPQGGSTPDLLSTRFSLSFPAWWAEQHNLRNCNGQPYDIDVRVEYARTFDGWKFTSRIINQQTAPKLEQLRLPYALEALIRRVICEPSGLILATGPTGSGKSTLLNAMINYLINGQNAIVTIENPVEYRLRGPGPITQIPVRGEVTFAKALRSVLRQDPDIILIGEIRDVETMDVALDAASTGHLVLSTLHANSATDAASRALDLLPDRTRDAVRLAESLKLIMAQRLVYKFESETAPRELGIHERSWLEDNGLSVVRPLQETVSQTKVGKSALIEAIDIDYPISQIIRGDRFDPDAMYKLASRQLQYETLVMAGLRAVEEGYAKLSDCRTKLETNRSAGAAHPLRTELARRFGLTYSEVARGIDKFVTEQELNHETTLDAVFERMFK; encoded by the coding sequence ATGAGCAATTTCACCCTACCTGACTATCCGGAGCTGTACGGCGACCGTCTGACCGAGGACGAGCGGATGGCCATGATGCCGATTACCAGCGGCGCGAATCGTGCTGTCGAGTCGACGCTGTTGAACGCGTTTGCCTACGCGGTGATCAGTGGCGCCTCGGACGTCCATATTTCCGGGCATGAGTGGCAAGGACTCCATGTTGAGATCGGTATCCGTACTTCGGTCGGCATGGTCAACCTCCGCTACGACCGCGACAACAATGGCAAACACTTCCGCACGAAGATGCTCGAGCTCACGAATACGCCACAGGGCGGGAGCACCCCCGACCTGTTGTCGACTCGTTTCTCGTTGAGCTTTCCTGCCTGGTGGGCTGAACAGCACAACCTGCGCAACTGCAACGGACAGCCTTACGACATCGATGTGCGCGTCGAGTACGCTAGAACATTCGATGGCTGGAAGTTCACCAGCCGGATCATCAACCAGCAGACCGCCCCCAAGCTTGAACAATTGCGCCTGCCTTACGCCCTCGAGGCCCTGATCCGCCGGGTTATCTGCGAGCCGAGTGGCCTCATCCTCGCGACGGGGCCGACGGGTTCAGGCAAATCCACGCTGCTCAACGCGATGATCAATTACCTGATCAACGGGCAGAACGCCATCGTCACGATCGAGAACCCGGTTGAGTATCGCCTCCGCGGCCCGGGGCCGATTACGCAGATACCAGTACGCGGCGAGGTCACGTTCGCCAAAGCGCTGCGCTCGGTCTTGCGCCAGGATCCGGACATCATCCTGATTGGCGAGATCCGTGACGTGGAGACGATGGACGTCGCACTCGATGCTGCCTCTACCGGCCACCTGGTTCTGTCGACACTGCACGCAAACAGCGCGACCGACGCCGCGTCCAGGGCGCTCGACCTGCTGCCGGATCGCACGCGGGACGCTGTGCGTTTGGCCGAATCCCTCAAGCTGATCATGGCGCAACGCCTTGTCTACAAATTCGAGTCGGAGACGGCGCCGCGCGAACTCGGCATTCACGAACGCTCCTGGCTCGAGGACAACGGGCTCAGCGTCGTTCGGCCGCTGCAAGAAACGGTCTCGCAGACCAAGGTCGGCAAGTCTGCACTTATCGAGGCGATCGACATCGACTACCCGATCAGCCAGATCATCCGCGGCGACCGGTTCGACCCAGACGCAATGTACAAGCTGGCATCACGCCAGCTGCAGTACGAGACCTTGGTAATGGCCGGCTTACGGGCGGTGGAAGAGGGGTACGCAAAACTCAGCGACTGCCGCACCAAGCTTGAGACCAACCGCTCGGCCGGTGCGGCGCACCCGCTTCGGACAGAGCTGGCCAGGCGCTTCGGCTTGACTTACAGCGAGGTGGCGCGCGGCATTGACAAGTTCGTCACCGAGCAAGAACTGAACCACGAAACCACTCTTGATGCCGTTTTCGAAAGGATGTTCAAGTGA
- a CDS encoding tyrosine-type recombinase/integrase, with product MNNDLTTTTRRPSAGLTTADFHQLAEVSPALAWFANIDNPQTRRAYQNDVKEFMAFAGIEDPHAFRHVGRGHVLAWRRDLEQRALGGATIRRKLSALSSLFDALCESNAVQGNPVDGVKRPKVASQEGSTPAIGDDQARALLAAPNGATLKGLRDRAILATLLYHGLRRAELCALHLVDLQERRGVRHLRVQGKGSKVRYVPLHPAAAGAIAAYLTMAGRSDDKAAPLFQPVSNNTRGAGKPITPDGVYRVLERYAGMVGIDVDGFGPHALRATAITNALENDADIGRVQDWVGHANIATTRMYDRRQPRIEASPTFKVTY from the coding sequence GTGAACAACGACCTGACCACGACAACGCGCCGGCCAAGTGCTGGCCTGACGACTGCCGACTTTCACCAGCTGGCCGAGGTGTCGCCTGCGCTGGCATGGTTCGCAAACATCGATAATCCGCAGACCAGGCGCGCCTACCAGAATGACGTCAAGGAATTCATGGCATTCGCCGGCATCGAGGATCCGCACGCGTTTCGCCATGTCGGCCGCGGCCACGTACTAGCCTGGCGCCGCGACCTCGAGCAGCGCGCGCTGGGCGGCGCGACCATCCGCCGCAAGCTGTCGGCGCTGTCGTCGCTCTTCGATGCACTGTGCGAGTCCAACGCCGTCCAGGGCAACCCGGTCGACGGCGTTAAGCGGCCGAAGGTGGCCAGCCAGGAAGGCTCAACGCCGGCGATCGGCGATGACCAGGCGCGGGCACTGCTGGCGGCGCCGAACGGCGCGACCCTGAAAGGCTTGCGCGATCGCGCGATCCTTGCAACCCTGCTCTACCACGGGCTCCGCCGCGCCGAGCTGTGCGCGCTGCACTTGGTCGACCTGCAGGAACGACGCGGCGTTCGCCATCTGCGCGTGCAGGGCAAAGGCAGCAAAGTCCGTTACGTGCCGCTGCATCCAGCAGCGGCCGGCGCAATCGCGGCTTACCTCACGATGGCTGGCCGTAGTGACGACAAGGCGGCGCCGCTGTTCCAGCCCGTCAGCAACAATACCCGGGGCGCCGGAAAGCCGATCACACCCGACGGCGTCTATCGCGTGCTGGAGAGGTACGCCGGGATGGTCGGCATTGATGTCGACGGTTTTGGTCCACATGCACTGCGTGCGACGGCGATCACCAACGCGCTCGAGAACGATGCGGATATCGGTCGCGTCCAGGACTGGGTAGGGCATGCAAACATCGCCACCACGCGAATGTACGACCGTCGCCAGCCGCGCATCGAGGCGAGCCCGACATTCAAGGTCACCTATTGA
- the traN gene encoding conjugal transfer protein TraN has protein sequence MIRPIVAAIAAAWLLPLSAAAESYPPGACSLVPASQTCVDATPCKTLTDGRMVCLAGATLPAGALPLTQTCWKYTYEYACDGAVPATSCTPYENNSACSVITSLCTDHKEENGACTSWNFTYKCLTSAAETSTQLECSSDLFDTSSMTAPANQNNTFVKAALAMEIARQTQVYAEPNQTIFNGVAETCTKGYFGLRNCCTGIPGATSNRGFMQKMAGNAAFSVAKYAGEKLIDTASPYVFDAMYQNVEYFSTGLLMSVQTAESVVLQDMGTGFGQAVGTNFATQGVTLSAYGFTYGTGTLNMGSALPGTIDLSSTFGMSAGEGFVTFNPYVFAAQLVIQYLMSLAQCSEDEMMFQMHKGANLTHFVREECTSSVLGGCVEHTQHHCSFNSVLAKIINIQGKTQMGKDVADCSGLTPEQVSQLDFTQIDFSEFTGKLLDEAQAGLPTDVKGNYTPVVENTDKGALQNPGNGLAYPPGAAPVAPPPPTTP, from the coding sequence ATGATCCGACCGATCGTCGCCGCCATCGCGGCCGCCTGGCTACTCCCTTTGAGTGCAGCTGCCGAAAGCTATCCGCCTGGTGCGTGCAGTCTGGTGCCGGCATCGCAAACATGCGTCGACGCGACGCCGTGCAAAACCCTGACCGACGGCCGCATGGTGTGTCTGGCCGGAGCGACGTTGCCGGCGGGGGCGCTACCGCTTACCCAGACCTGCTGGAAGTACACCTACGAGTACGCCTGCGATGGCGCCGTTCCTGCGACCTCGTGCACCCCCTATGAAAACAATTCGGCCTGCTCGGTCATTACGAGCTTGTGCACGGACCACAAGGAAGAAAACGGTGCGTGCACTTCCTGGAACTTTACCTACAAGTGCCTGACGAGCGCGGCCGAGACAAGTACCCAGCTGGAATGCTCATCGGATCTGTTCGACACGAGCTCCATGACGGCGCCGGCCAATCAAAACAATACGTTCGTAAAGGCGGCCCTGGCGATGGAGATCGCGCGCCAGACGCAGGTGTATGCGGAGCCCAACCAGACCATTTTTAACGGCGTCGCTGAAACATGCACGAAAGGCTATTTTGGGCTCCGTAACTGCTGCACTGGCATACCCGGTGCCACATCGAATCGCGGCTTCATGCAGAAGATGGCCGGGAACGCAGCCTTCAGTGTGGCCAAGTACGCCGGGGAGAAGCTCATTGATACCGCCTCTCCCTATGTATTCGATGCGATGTACCAGAACGTCGAATACTTCTCGACCGGCCTCCTGATGTCGGTGCAAACAGCCGAGAGCGTCGTACTTCAGGACATGGGAACCGGTTTCGGCCAGGCAGTCGGTACCAATTTCGCGACCCAGGGCGTCACCCTGAGCGCCTATGGTTTCACTTACGGTACCGGCACCCTCAACATGGGATCGGCGCTCCCTGGAACCATCGACCTTTCCAGCACGTTCGGCATGTCCGCCGGCGAAGGCTTCGTCACCTTCAACCCCTATGTGTTCGCCGCCCAGCTCGTCATCCAGTATCTCATGTCGCTCGCCCAGTGCAGCGAGGACGAAATGATGTTCCAGATGCACAAGGGAGCGAACCTGACCCATTTCGTGCGCGAAGAATGCACGAGCAGCGTGCTTGGTGGTTGTGTCGAGCATACGCAGCATCACTGCTCGTTTAATTCGGTGCTGGCGAAGATCATCAACATCCAGGGCAAGACGCAAATGGGGAAGGACGTCGCGGACTGCTCTGGCCTGACGCCGGAGCAGGTCAGCCAGCTCGATTTCACACAAATCGACTTCAGCGAGTTCACAGGCAAGTTGCTCGATGAAGCACAGGCCGGTCTTCCAACTGACGTCAAGGGCAACTACACCCCTGTCGTCGAGAACACCGACAAAGGCGCGCTGCAGAATCCAGGCAACGGCCTGGCGTATCCTCCCGGCGCCGCACCCGTTGCGCCGCCGCCACCGACCACCCCCTAG
- a CDS encoding thiol-disulfide isomerase — MIKRLIAILALGVTCSAQAAPSSASPLVDQLRPYLQVKTVEGDEFRVRAFFSPSCSFSKQYLPFFLNLSNTLPQDKQFAFTPVVNKADGLTYAFAFAAVQRFYPRHVNNFVEASLRGVQDMGLSTRNWVGIERIGKAAGIPVPMGRLVEDNLPILKSDVEQLMTLRSKLKITNTPSVSVAGTYIVTPEFTGGDTNQFSTLVNAVVSMVTLHE, encoded by the coding sequence GTGATCAAGCGACTCATTGCCATCTTGGCGCTCGGAGTAACGTGCTCCGCACAGGCCGCCCCGTCGTCAGCCAGCCCGCTGGTCGACCAACTGCGTCCGTACTTGCAAGTCAAAACTGTCGAGGGGGATGAATTCCGTGTCCGCGCCTTCTTCTCACCATCGTGCAGCTTCTCGAAACAGTACTTACCCTTTTTTCTGAACCTGTCGAATACGCTTCCTCAAGACAAGCAGTTTGCGTTTACGCCCGTCGTGAACAAGGCAGACGGCCTCACGTACGCATTCGCATTCGCAGCGGTCCAGCGCTTTTATCCGCGACACGTGAATAACTTCGTCGAGGCATCGCTGCGCGGCGTGCAGGACATGGGGCTCTCCACGCGCAACTGGGTAGGCATCGAACGCATCGGCAAGGCAGCTGGCATCCCGGTGCCAATGGGCCGCCTGGTCGAAGACAACCTGCCCATCTTGAAAAGCGACGTCGAGCAGTTGATGACGCTGCGGAGCAAGCTGAAGATCACCAATACGCCCAGCGTTTCGGTCGCGGGGACGTATATCGTGACCCCGGAATTCACCGGCGGCGACACGAATCAGTTCAGCACACTGGTCAACGCGGTCGTCTCGATGGTCACGCTTCACGAGTAA